A single region of the Streptomyces sp. AM 4-1-1 genome encodes:
- the truA gene encoding tRNA pseudouridine(38-40) synthase TruA produces the protein MSDEVGPGLVRVRLDLSYDGRDFSGWAKQTSRRTVQGDIEDALRTVTRSSRTYELTVAGRTDAGVHARGQVAHVDLPAEVWAEHGDKLLRRMAGRLPQDVRIGRIAEAPAGFNARFSALWRRYAYRVSDRPGGVDPLLRGHVLWCDRPLDVDAMNAAAAGMTGEHDFAAYCRRREGATTIRTLQRLSWERDEVSGIITATVRADAFCHNMVRALVGAMLFVGDGHRPAGWPARVLAAGVRDSAVHVVRPHGLTLEEVAYPADELLAARSKEARNVRSLPGGGGGGCC, from the coding sequence GTGAGTGACGAAGTGGGGCCCGGCCTGGTCCGGGTACGGCTGGACCTTTCGTACGACGGCCGGGACTTCTCCGGGTGGGCGAAGCAGACGAGCAGGCGGACCGTGCAGGGGGACATCGAGGACGCGCTGCGGACCGTGACGCGGTCCTCGCGGACGTACGAGCTGACGGTGGCCGGGCGGACCGACGCCGGAGTGCACGCCCGGGGACAGGTGGCGCACGTCGACCTGCCGGCCGAGGTGTGGGCCGAGCACGGTGACAAGCTGCTGCGGCGGATGGCGGGGCGGCTGCCGCAGGACGTCCGGATCGGTCGGATCGCCGAGGCGCCCGCCGGATTCAACGCGCGGTTCTCGGCGCTGTGGCGGCGGTATGCGTACCGGGTCTCGGACCGGCCCGGTGGGGTCGATCCGCTGCTGCGCGGTCATGTGCTGTGGTGCGACCGGCCGTTGGACGTGGACGCGATGAACGCGGCGGCGGCCGGGATGACCGGTGAGCACGACTTCGCCGCGTACTGCCGCAGGCGCGAGGGCGCGACGACGATCCGTACGCTCCAGCGGCTGAGCTGGGAGCGGGATGAGGTGTCCGGGATCATCACGGCGACCGTGCGGGCCGACGCCTTCTGCCACAACATGGTGCGGGCGCTGGTGGGCGCCATGCTGTTCGTCGGCGACGGGCACCGGCCGGCCGGGTGGCCCGCACGGGTGCTGGCCGCCGGGGTGCGGGACTCCGCGGTGCACGTGGTGCGTCCGCACGGTCTCACGCTGGAGGAGGTCGCCTATCCCGCCGACGAGCTGCTGGCCGCGCGGAGCAAGGAGGCCCGCAACGTGCGGTCACTGCCCGGTGGCGGCGGCGGTGGCTGCTGCTGA
- the rpsI gene encoding 30S ribosomal protein S9, whose amino-acid sequence MAGTEGEETFAEVTTFESEVPVEGEYTSESLASRFGDPQPAAGLGRRKNAIARVRIVPGTGKWKINGRTLEDYFPNKVHQQEVNEPFKVLELDNRYDVIARISGGGISGQAGALRLGVARSLNEADVDNNRAPLKKAGFLSRDDRAVERKKAGLKKARKAPQYSKR is encoded by the coding sequence GTGGCGGGCACCGAGGGCGAGGAGACCTTCGCGGAGGTCACCACCTTCGAGTCCGAGGTCCCCGTCGAGGGCGAGTACACCAGCGAGTCGCTGGCGTCCCGCTTCGGCGACCCGCAGCCCGCGGCCGGCCTCGGCCGTCGCAAGAACGCCATCGCCCGCGTCCGGATCGTCCCGGGCACCGGCAAGTGGAAGATCAACGGTCGCACCCTTGAGGACTACTTCCCCAACAAGGTGCACCAGCAGGAAGTCAACGAGCCCTTCAAGGTGCTCGAACTCGACAACCGCTACGACGTCATCGCCCGCATCTCGGGTGGCGGCATCTCCGGTCAGGCCGGTGCCCTGCGCCTCGGCGTGGCCCGCTCGCTGAACGAGGCGGACGTGGACAACAACCGCGCCCCGCTGAAGAAGGCCGGCTTCCTCTCCCGCGACGACCGTGCGGTCGAGCGCAAGAAGGCCGGTCTCAAGAAGGCCCGTAAGGCCCCGCAGTACAGCAAGCGCTAA
- a CDS encoding DNA-directed RNA polymerase subunit alpha, with translation MLIAQRPSLTEEVVDEFRSRFVIEPLEPGFGYTLGNSLRRTLLSSIPGAAVTSIRIDGVLHEFTTVPGVKEDVTDLILNIKQLVVSSEHDEPVVMYLRKQGPGLVTAADIAPPAGVEVHNPDLVLATLNGKGKLEMELTVERGRGYVSAVQNKQVGQEIGRIPVDSIYSPVLKVTYKVEATRVEQRTDFDKLIVDVETKQAMRPRDAMASAGKTLVELFGLARELNIDAEGIDMGPSPTDAALAADLALPIEELELTVRSYNCLKREGIHSVGELVARSEADLLDIRNFGAKSIDEVKAKLAGMGLALKDSPPGFDPTAAADAFGADDDADAGFVETEQY, from the coding sequence ATGCTGATCGCTCAGCGTCCGTCGCTGACCGAAGAGGTCGTCGACGAGTTCCGCTCCCGGTTCGTGATCGAGCCGCTGGAGCCGGGCTTCGGTTACACCCTCGGCAACTCCCTGCGTCGTACGCTCCTCTCCTCGATCCCGGGTGCGGCCGTCACGTCCATCCGTATCGACGGTGTCCTGCACGAGTTCACCACCGTGCCGGGCGTCAAGGAGGACGTCACCGACCTCATCCTCAACATCAAGCAGCTGGTCGTCTCCTCGGAGCACGACGAGCCGGTCGTGATGTACCTGCGCAAGCAGGGCCCCGGCCTGGTCACCGCCGCGGACATCGCGCCGCCCGCCGGTGTCGAGGTGCACAACCCGGACCTGGTCCTGGCCACGCTGAACGGCAAGGGCAAGCTGGAGATGGAGCTGACCGTCGAGCGCGGTCGCGGCTACGTCTCGGCCGTCCAGAACAAGCAGGTGGGCCAGGAGATCGGCCGGATTCCGGTCGACTCGATCTACTCGCCGGTGCTCAAGGTCACGTACAAGGTCGAGGCGACCCGTGTCGAGCAGCGCACCGACTTCGACAAGCTGATCGTCGACGTCGAGACCAAGCAGGCCATGCGTCCCCGTGACGCCATGGCGTCGGCCGGTAAGACCCTGGTCGAGCTGTTCGGTCTGGCGCGCGAGCTCAACATCGACGCCGAGGGCATCGACATGGGCCCGTCGCCGACGGACGCCGCGCTCGCCGCCGATCTGGCGCTGCCGATCGAGGAGCTGGAGCTCACGGTCCGGTCGTACAACTGCCTGAAGCGCGAGGGCATCCACTCGGTGGGCGAGCTCGTGGCGCGCTCCGAGGCCGATCTGCTCGACATCCGCAACTTCGGTGCGAAGTCGATCGACGAGGTCAAGGCGAAGCTGGCCGGTATGGGCCTGGCGCTCAAGGACAGCCCGCCCGGATTCGACCCGACCGCCGCCGCCGACGCCTTCGGCGCGGACGACGACGCGGACGCCGGTTTCGTCGAGACCGAGCAGTACTAG
- the secY gene encoding preprotein translocase subunit SecY, with amino-acid sequence MLTGFARAFKTPDLRKKLLFTLGIIVLYRLGAHIPVPGVSYENVQTCVDHASKGNNSLFGLVNMFSGGALLQITIFALGIMPYITASIILQLLTVVIPRLEALKKEGQSGQGKITQYTRYLTVALAILQGTGLVATARSGALFSGCPVGDQIVPDKSMFSTVVMVITMTAGTAAVMWLGELITDRGIGNGMSILMFISIAASFPGSLWAIKESGKLADGWIEFGTVILIGFVMVALVVFVEQAQRRIPVQYAKRMIGRRSYGGTSTYIPLKVNQAGVIPVIFASSLLYIPALVVQFSNSTAGWATWIKDHFVKGDHPYYIVTYFLLIVFFAFFYVAISFNPEEVADNMKKYGGFIPGIRAGRPTAEYLSYVLNRITWPGSLYLGLIALVPTMALAGFGGANQNFPFGGTSILIIVGVGLETVKQIESQLQQRNYEGFLR; translated from the coding sequence GTGCTCACCGGCTTCGCCCGGGCGTTCAAGACGCCCGACCTGCGCAAGAAGCTGCTCTTCACGCTCGGCATCATCGTGCTCTACCGGCTCGGGGCACACATCCCGGTCCCGGGAGTGAGCTACGAGAACGTCCAGACCTGTGTTGATCACGCCAGTAAGGGCAACAACAGCCTCTTCGGCCTGGTGAACATGTTCAGCGGTGGTGCACTGCTGCAGATCACGATCTTCGCGCTCGGCATCATGCCGTACATCACGGCCAGCATCATCCTTCAGCTGCTGACCGTCGTCATCCCCCGGCTGGAGGCCCTCAAGAAGGAGGGTCAGTCCGGTCAGGGCAAGATCACGCAGTACACGCGTTACCTGACGGTCGCGCTCGCCATCCTCCAGGGAACCGGCCTGGTGGCGACCGCCCGCAGCGGCGCTCTCTTCAGCGGCTGCCCGGTCGGCGACCAGATCGTCCCCGACAAGTCGATGTTCTCGACGGTCGTCATGGTCATCACGATGACCGCGGGCACCGCCGCCGTCATGTGGCTCGGTGAGCTCATCACCGACCGCGGCATCGGCAACGGCATGTCGATCCTGATGTTCATCTCGATCGCCGCCAGCTTCCCCGGCTCGCTGTGGGCCATCAAGGAGAGCGGCAAGCTCGCCGACGGCTGGATCGAGTTCGGCACCGTCATCCTGATCGGCTTCGTGATGGTGGCCCTCGTGGTCTTCGTCGAGCAGGCCCAGCGCAGGATTCCGGTCCAGTACGCGAAGCGCATGATCGGCCGTCGTTCCTACGGGGGTACATCGACGTACATCCCGTTGAAGGTCAACCAGGCGGGCGTGATCCCCGTGATCTTCGCTTCTTCGCTGCTCTACATCCCGGCCCTGGTGGTCCAGTTCTCGAACTCGACGGCCGGCTGGGCCACGTGGATCAAGGACCACTTCGTCAAGGGTGACCATCCGTACTACATCGTCACGTACTTCCTCCTGATCGTGTTCTTCGCATTCTTCTATGTGGCGATCTCGTTCAACCCCGAGGAAGTCGCCGACAACATGAAGAAGTATGGTGGCTTCATCCCGGGTATCCGGGCCGGTCGACCTACTGCCGAGTACCTGAGCTACGTGCTCAACAGGATTACTTGGCCGGGCTCGCTGTACTTGGGCCTGATCGCTCTGGTGCCGACGATGGCGTTGGCAGGCTTCGGGGGCGCGAACCAGAACTTCCCGTTCGGCGGGACGAGCATCCTGATCATCGTGGGTGTGGGTCTGGAAACCGTGAAGCAGATTGAGAGTCAGCTCCAGCAGCGCAATTACGAAGGGTTCCTCCGCTGA
- the infA gene encoding translation initiation factor IF-1, whose translation MAKKQGAIEIEGTVIESLPNAMFRVELQNGHKVLAHISGKMRMHYIRILPDDRVVVELSPYDLTRGRIVYRYK comes from the coding sequence GTGGCCAAGAAGCAAGGTGCCATCGAAATTGAGGGCACCGTGATCGAGTCCCTCCCGAACGCAATGTTCCGGGTGGAACTCCAGAACGGTCACAAGGTCCTCGCGCACATCAGCGGCAAGATGCGGATGCACTACATCCGAATCCTTCCCGATGACCGGGTCGTGGTGGAGCTGTCTCCGTACGACCTGACGCGTGGCCGGATCGTCTACCGGTACAAGTAG
- the rpsE gene encoding 30S ribosomal protein S5 produces MAGPQRRGSGAGGGERRDRKGRDGGASAAEKTAYVERVVAINRVAKVVKGGRRFSFTALVVVGDGDGTVGVGYGKAKEVPAAIAKGVEEAKKSFFKVPRIQGTIPHPIQGEKAAGVVLLKPASPGTGVIAGGPVRAVLECAGVHDILSKSLGSSNPINIVHATVAALQGLQRPEEIAARRGLPLEDVAPAALLRARAGAGA; encoded by the coding sequence ATGGCTGGACCCCAGCGCCGCGGAAGCGGTGCCGGTGGCGGCGAGCGGCGGGACCGGAAGGGCCGTGACGGTGGCGCCAGCGCCGCCGAGAAGACCGCGTACGTCGAGCGCGTCGTCGCGATCAACCGCGTCGCCAAGGTTGTGAAGGGTGGTCGTCGCTTCAGCTTCACCGCGCTGGTCGTGGTGGGCGATGGTGACGGCACCGTCGGTGTCGGATACGGCAAGGCCAAGGAAGTTCCCGCGGCCATCGCCAAGGGCGTTGAAGAGGCCAAGAAGAGCTTCTTCAAGGTTCCGCGCATCCAGGGCACCATCCCTCACCCGATCCAGGGCGAGAAGGCTGCGGGCGTCGTTCTGCTCAAGCCGGCTTCCCCCGGTACCGGTGTGATCGCCGGTGGCCCGGTGCGCGCCGTCCTCGAGTGCGCCGGCGTCCACGACATCCTGTCGAAGTCGCTCGGTTCCTCGAACCCGATCAACATCGTGCACGCGACCGTGGCGGCCCTTCAGGGCCTGCAGCGTCCCGAGGAGATCGCGGCCCGCCGCGGTCTGCCCCTCGAGGACGTCGCTCCCGCGGCTCTGCTCCGTGCGCGTGCGGGAGCGGGTGCGTAA
- the rplM gene encoding 50S ribosomal protein L13 gives MRTYSPKPGDVTRQWHVIDAQDIVLGRLATTAANLLRGKHKAIYAPHMDMGDFVIIINAEKVHLSGNKKTQKMAYRHSGYPGGLRSVRYDELLAKSPEKAVEKAIKGMIPKNTLGRQMLSKLKIYAGDQHPHAAQQPVPFEITQVAQ, from the coding sequence GTGCGTACGTACAGCCCCAAGCCCGGAGATGTGACGCGCCAGTGGCACGTCATCGACGCGCAGGACATCGTCCTGGGTCGTCTGGCGACTACGGCAGCGAACCTCCTCCGAGGCAAGCACAAGGCGATTTACGCCCCCCACATGGACATGGGCGACTTCGTCATCATCATCAACGCCGAGAAGGTCCACCTCTCCGGCAACAAGAAGACCCAGAAGATGGCGTACCGCCACTCCGGTTACCCGGGTGGTCTCCGCTCCGTCCGTTACGACGAGCTGCTCGCCAAGAGCCCCGAGAAGGCCGTCGAGAAGGCCATCAAGGGCATGATCCCCAAGAACACCCTGGGTCGTCAGATGCTCTCGAAGCTGAAGATCTACGCGGGCGACCAGCACCCGCACGCTGCCCAGCAGCCGGTCCCGTTCGAGATCACCCAGGTCGCGCAGTAG
- the rplQ gene encoding 50S ribosomal protein L17, translating to MPKPAKGARLGGSAAHERLLLANLAKALFEHGRITTTEAKARRLRPVAERLVTKAKKGDIHNRRLVLQTITDKSIVHTLFTEIAPRYENRPGGYTRITKIGNRRGDNAPMAVIELVEALTVAQAATGEAEAATKRAVKEDALKKDAAPVEDAKPVEDAKPVEDAKPADDAESKDA from the coding sequence ATGCCGAAGCCCGCCAAGGGTGCCCGTCTGGGCGGCAGCGCCGCGCACGAGCGTCTGCTCCTCGCGAACCTCGCGAAGGCACTGTTCGAGCACGGCCGCATCACCACGACCGAGGCCAAGGCCCGCCGGCTGCGTCCGGTCGCCGAGCGCCTGGTCACCAAGGCCAAGAAGGGCGACATCCACAACCGTCGCCTGGTGCTCCAGACGATCACGGACAAGAGCATCGTGCACACGCTCTTCACCGAGATCGCCCCCCGGTACGAGAACCGCCCCGGTGGTTACACCCGTATCACCAAGATCGGCAACCGTCGTGGCGACAACGCCCCGATGGCCGTCATCGAGCTGGTCGAGGCGCTGACCGTGGCGCAGGCCGCCACCGGTGAGGCCGAGGCCGCGACGAAGCGCGCGGTCAAGGAGGACGCCCTCAAGAAGGACGCCGCTCCCGTCGAGGACGCGAAGCCGGTCGAGGACGCGAAGCCGGTCGAGGACGCCAAGCCCGCCGACGACGCGGAGTCGAAGGACGCCTGA
- the rpsM gene encoding 30S ribosomal protein S13 encodes MARVSGVDIPREKRVEVALTYVFGIGRTLAKETLAATGVNPDARVRDLAEEDLVKIREYVDANLKTEGDLRREIQADIRRKVEIGCYQGLRHRRGLPVHGQRTSTNARTRKGPRRAIAGKKKPGKK; translated from the coding sequence ATGGCACGCGTTTCAGGTGTTGACATCCCGCGCGAAAAGCGCGTGGAGGTTGCCCTCACCTACGTCTTCGGCATCGGCCGCACCCTGGCGAAGGAGACTCTCGCCGCCACCGGTGTGAACCCCGACGCCCGCGTCCGTGACCTCGCGGAAGAGGATCTGGTCAAGATCCGCGAGTACGTGGACGCCAACCTCAAGACCGAGGGTGACCTTCGTCGCGAGATCCAGGCCGACATCCGCCGCAAGGTCGAGATCGGCTGCTACCAGGGTCTGCGCCACCGTCGCGGCCTCCCGGTCCACGGCCAGCGCACCAGCACCAACGCGCGTACCCGCAAGGGCCCGCGTCGCGCCATCGCCGGTAAGAAGAAGCCGGGCAAGAAGTAG
- the map gene encoding type I methionyl aminopeptidase, which yields MVQIKTPEQIAKMREAGLVVAAIHAATREAAVPGATTHDLDQVARKVIADHGATSNFLGYGGFPATICTSVNEVVVHGIPDEKTVLKDGDIISVDAGAIIDGWHGDAAYTVFVGTGHAPELIELSRVTEESMWAGIAAMKSGNRLVDISKAIESYIRRQPRPASGKYGIIEDYGGHGIGTEMHMDPHLLNYVSRKRGKGVKLVPGLCLAIEPMVSLGTARTEVLEDDWTVITTDGSWSSHWEHSVAITEQGPLVLTSPDCGRAKLAQYGIEAAPEPLG from the coding sequence ATGGTGCAGATCAAGACCCCCGAGCAGATCGCGAAGATGCGCGAGGCGGGGCTGGTGGTCGCCGCCATTCACGCCGCCACCCGTGAGGCGGCCGTGCCCGGCGCCACCACCCACGACCTCGACCAGGTCGCCCGCAAGGTGATCGCCGACCACGGCGCCACGTCGAACTTCCTGGGCTACGGCGGCTTCCCGGCGACCATCTGCACCTCGGTGAACGAGGTCGTCGTGCACGGCATCCCGGACGAGAAGACCGTCCTGAAGGACGGCGACATCATCTCGGTCGACGCCGGCGCGATCATCGACGGCTGGCACGGCGACGCCGCGTACACCGTCTTCGTCGGCACGGGGCACGCGCCGGAGCTGATCGAGCTGTCGCGCGTGACCGAGGAGTCCATGTGGGCCGGGATCGCCGCGATGAAGTCGGGCAACCGGCTCGTCGACATCTCGAAGGCGATCGAGTCCTACATCCGCCGCCAGCCCCGCCCGGCGAGCGGCAAGTACGGGATCATCGAGGACTACGGCGGCCACGGCATCGGCACCGAGATGCACATGGACCCGCATCTGCTGAACTACGTCTCCCGCAAGCGCGGCAAGGGCGTCAAGCTGGTCCCCGGCCTCTGCCTGGCCATCGAGCCGATGGTGTCGCTGGGGACGGCGCGGACCGAGGTGCTGGAGGACGACTGGACCGTCATCACGACGGACGGCAGCTGGTCCTCGCACTGGGAGCACTCGGTGGCCATCACCGAACAGGGCCCGCTGGTCCTGACGTCCCCGGACTGCGGTCGCGCGAAGCTCGCGCAGTACGGGATCGAGGCGGCGCCGGAGCCGCTGGGCTGA
- the rplO gene encoding 50S ribosomal protein L15 encodes MAENSPLKAHNLRPAPGAKTAKTRVGRGEASKGKTAGRGTKGTKARYQVPERFEGGQMPLHMRLPKLKGFKNPFRTEYQVVNLDKLATLYPEGGEVTVAGLVAKGAVRNNHLVKVLGQGEISVALQVSVDAVSGSAKEKIAAAGGSVTELV; translated from the coding sequence ATGGCGGAGAACAGCCCGCTGAAGGCCCACAACCTTCGGCCCGCCCCGGGCGCCAAGACCGCCAAGACCCGTGTGGGTCGTGGTGAGGCGTCCAAGGGTAAGACCGCCGGTCGTGGTACCAAGGGCACCAAGGCCCGTTACCAGGTTCCGGAGCGCTTCGAGGGTGGGCAGATGCCCCTCCACATGCGTCTCCCGAAGCTCAAGGGCTTCAAGAACCCGTTCCGCACGGAGTACCAGGTCGTGAACCTGGACAAGCTCGCGACGCTCTACCCCGAGGGTGGAGAGGTCACGGTGGCCGGTCTGGTCGCCAAGGGCGCCGTGCGCAACAACCACCTCGTCAAGGTCCTTGGCCAGGGCGAGATCTCCGTGGCGCTGCAGGTTTCGGTTGACGCCGTCTCCGGCTCCGCCAAGGAGAAGATTGCCGCCGCGGGCGGCAGCGTCACCGAGCTCGTCTGA
- a CDS encoding ATP-binding cassette domain-containing protein produces the protein MGHLEAGHLEYYLPDGRVLLGDASFRVADGAVVALVGANGAGKTTLLRLLAGELQPHGGSVSVSGGLGVMPQFVGSVRDERTVRDLLVSVAQPRIREAARAVDRAEELILTVDDEAAQMAYAQALSDWAEVRGYEAETLWDMCTTAALGVPYEKAQWREVRTLSGGEQKRLVLEALLRGPDEVLLLDEPDNYLDVPGKRWLEEKLKETRKTVLFVSHDRELLSRAAEKIVSVEPSPAGSDVWVHGGGFGTYHQARKERFARFEELLRRWEEEHARLKALVLRLRQQAANSPDMASRYRAMQTRFKKFEDAGPPPEPPREQDIKMRLRGGRTGVRAVICEGLELTGLMKPFDLEIYYGERVAVLGSNGSGKSHFLRLLAGDTSVAHTGTWRLGARVVPGHFAQTHAHPELLSRTLVEILWSEHAKDRGGAMSVLRRYELERQGDQAFEKLSGGQQARFQILLLELAGTTALLLDEPTDNLDLESAEALQDGLEVYDGTVLAVTHDRWFAKSFDRYLVFGSDGVVRESTEPVWDERRVVRAR, from the coding sequence ATGGGACATCTTGAGGCGGGTCATCTGGAGTACTACCTACCGGACGGGCGGGTGCTGCTCGGCGACGCGTCGTTCCGGGTCGCGGACGGCGCGGTGGTCGCCCTGGTCGGGGCCAACGGCGCGGGGAAGACGACGCTGCTGCGGTTGCTGGCGGGGGAGCTCCAGCCGCACGGCGGTTCGGTGTCGGTGAGCGGCGGGCTCGGTGTGATGCCGCAGTTCGTGGGGTCGGTGCGGGACGAGCGGACCGTCCGGGACCTGCTGGTGTCGGTCGCCCAGCCCAGGATCAGGGAGGCGGCGCGGGCGGTCGACCGGGCCGAGGAGCTGATCCTCACCGTCGACGACGAGGCCGCGCAGATGGCGTACGCGCAGGCGCTGAGCGACTGGGCGGAGGTGCGCGGGTACGAGGCCGAGACGCTGTGGGACATGTGCACGACGGCGGCGCTCGGTGTCCCGTACGAGAAGGCGCAGTGGCGTGAGGTGCGCACGCTCAGCGGCGGTGAGCAGAAGCGGCTGGTCCTGGAGGCGCTGCTGCGCGGGCCGGACGAGGTGCTGCTGCTCGACGAGCCGGACAACTATCTGGACGTGCCGGGCAAGCGGTGGCTTGAGGAGAAGCTCAAGGAGACCCGTAAGACCGTGCTGTTCGTCTCGCACGACCGGGAGCTGCTGTCCCGGGCCGCCGAGAAGATCGTCAGTGTGGAGCCGAGCCCGGCGGGCTCGGACGTGTGGGTGCACGGTGGCGGATTCGGTACGTACCACCAGGCGCGCAAGGAGCGGTTCGCCCGCTTCGAGGAGCTGCTGCGGCGCTGGGAGGAGGAGCACGCCCGGCTGAAGGCGCTGGTCCTGCGGTTGCGGCAGCAGGCGGCGAACAGTCCCGACATGGCGTCGCGCTACCGGGCGATGCAGACCCGCTTCAAGAAGTTCGAGGACGCCGGGCCGCCGCCGGAGCCGCCGCGCGAGCAGGACATCAAGATGCGGCTGCGGGGCGGCCGGACCGGGGTGCGGGCGGTGATCTGCGAGGGTCTTGAGCTGACCGGGCTGATGAAGCCTTTCGACCTGGAGATCTACTACGGGGAGCGGGTCGCCGTCCTCGGTTCGAACGGTTCGGGGAAGTCGCACTTCCTGCGGCTGCTGGCGGGGGACACCTCGGTCGCGCACACCGGGACGTGGCGGCTGGGCGCCCGGGTGGTGCCGGGGCACTTCGCGCAGACGCACGCGCATCCGGAGCTGCTGAGCAGGACGCTCGTCGAGATCCTGTGGTCGGAGCACGCCAAGGACCGGGGCGGCGCGATGTCCGTGCTGCGGCGGTACGAGCTGGAGCGGCAGGGGGACCAGGCGTTCGAGAAGCTGTCCGGCGGACAGCAGGCGCGGTTCCAGATCCTGCTGCTGGAGCTGGCGGGGACGACGGCGCTGCTGCTGGACGAGCCGACGGACAACCTGGACCTGGAGTCGGCCGAGGCGTTGCAGGACGGCCTGGAGGTGTACGACGGGACGGTGCTGGCGGTCACGCACGACCGGTGGTTCGCGAAGTCCTTCGACCGGTACCTGGTCTTCGGGTCGGACGGGGTGGTACGGGAGTCGACGGAGCCGGTGTGGGACGAGCGGCGGGTGGTCCGGGCCCGCTGA
- the rpmJ gene encoding 50S ribosomal protein L36: MKVKPSVKKICDKCKVIRRHGRVMVICDNLRHKQRQG, translated from the coding sequence ATGAAGGTCAAGCCGAGCGTCAAGAAGATCTGCGACAAGTGCAAGGTGATCCGCCGCCACGGCCGGGTCATGGTCATCTGCGACAACCTGCGCCACAAGCAGCGCCAGGGCTGA
- a CDS encoding adenylate kinase: MRIVLVGPPGAGKGTQAAYLAKNLSIPHISTGDLFRANISQGTDLGKQARAFMDAGQLVPDEVTIAMAKDRMSQSDAVNGFLLDGFPRNVGQAEALDEMLKSEGVQLDAVLDLEVPEDEVVKRIAGRRICRNDSAHVFHVAYNKPKTEGVCDLCGGELYQRDDDSEETVRTRLEVYHTQTEPIIDYYRAQNLVVTISALGKVTEVTERAMVALKKSDEV, translated from the coding sequence ATGAGAATCGTCCTCGTCGGGCCGCCCGGTGCCGGCAAGGGAACGCAGGCCGCGTACCTTGCCAAGAACCTGTCGATTCCGCACATCTCAACGGGCGACCTCTTCCGCGCCAACATCAGCCAGGGCACCGACCTTGGCAAGCAGGCCCGCGCCTTCATGGACGCGGGGCAGCTGGTGCCGGACGAAGTCACCATCGCCATGGCCAAGGACCGCATGTCGCAGTCGGACGCCGTGAACGGCTTCCTGCTCGACGGTTTCCCGCGGAACGTGGGACAGGCCGAGGCGCTGGACGAGATGCTGAAGAGCGAGGGCGTACAGCTGGACGCCGTGCTCGATCTGGAAGTCCCCGAGGACGAGGTGGTCAAGCGCATCGCCGGCCGCCGCATCTGCCGCAACGACAGCGCGCACGTCTTCCACGTGGCGTACAACAAGCCGAAGACCGAGGGTGTCTGTGACCTCTGCGGCGGCGAGCTGTACCAGCGGGACGACGACAGCGAGGAGACGGTACGGACCCGGCTGGAGGTCTACCACACGCAGACCGAGCCGATCATCGACTACTACCGGGCCCAGAACCTGGTGGTCACCATCTCCGCGCTCGGCAAGGTCACCGAGGTGACCGAGCGGGCCATGGTGGCTCTCAAGAAGTCCGACGAGGTCTGA
- the rpmD gene encoding 50S ribosomal protein L30 yields the protein MARLRITQTKSYIGSKQNHRDTLRSLGLKRLNDVVVKEDRPEFRGMAQTVRHLVTVEEVD from the coding sequence ATGGCTCGCCTCAGGATCACGCAGACGAAGTCGTACATCGGCAGCAAGCAGAACCACCGCGACACCCTGCGTTCGCTCGGGCTCAAGCGCCTGAACGACGTGGTCGTCAAGGAGGACCGCCCCGAGTTCCGCGGAATGGCTCAGACCGTCCGCCACCTCGTGACGGTTGAGGAGGTCGACTGA
- the rpsK gene encoding 30S ribosomal protein S11: MPPKGRQGAAKKVRRKEKKNVAHGLAHIKSTFNNTIVSITDPAGNVISWASAGHVGFKGSRKATPFAAQMAAESAARRAQEHGMRKVDVFVKGPGSGRETAIRSLQATGLEVGSIQDVTPTPHNGCRPPKRRRV; the protein is encoded by the coding sequence ATGCCCCCCAAGGGACGTCAGGGCGCAGCCAAGAAGGTGCGCCGCAAGGAAAAGAAGAACGTCGCTCACGGCCTCGCGCACATCAAGAGCACGTTCAACAACACGATCGTCTCGATCACGGACCCCGCGGGCAACGTGATCTCGTGGGCCTCCGCCGGTCACGTCGGTTTCAAGGGCTCGCGCAAGGCCACCCCCTTCGCCGCGCAGATGGCCGCCGAGTCGGCCGCCCGCCGCGCGCAGGAGCACGGCATGCGCAAGGTGGACGTCTTCGTCAAGGGTCCCGGCTCCGGCCGTGAGACCGCGATCCGCTCCCTCCAGGCCACCGGTCTTGAGGTCGGCTCGATCCAGGACGTCACCCCGACGCCGCACAACGGCTGCCGTCCGCCCAAGCGTCGCCGCGTCTGA